A single window of Drosophila suzukii chromosome 3, CBGP_Dsuzu_IsoJpt1.0, whole genome shotgun sequence DNA harbors:
- the LOC108012626 gene encoding larval serum protein 1 gamma chain yields the protein MFRLTYVCLCLVALSDGIKCFGNPWMLPTFRQNLRLLKKEYNQRQDRQHFLLDLLLQVHKPLLHEQLIAMGNELNEDPKEYKEGTWRYIKDFHQRIQQNQVPRPFVILNQLDDEMPQNLLGIYRFLTMAKDWSSFQRNACYARIHFHPLLFVNALQMALSDREETKDLQMPAMYEVLPQLYFEKEVILAAQEIAWHQLTPIRMVTPKRRWKDILLGHFNPSQPWTQEEPLPTDPLIIDNERQLAHLSLDLELNLHWSNLINRLVIAIEEGKERINEPIIIDGDRLMAFRGSFDEDNYINNLATGPHDSQYFLHNLHQFVAVLTMEDLATGEKSLDLIDPPLVTTGGVPYKGTSLNTKAVKRILDLTIEDLKIQIDLAVKHNNHSMGNLSIAGLIIATNYLYICRQLSLAVNGQYINQPNMLGLSTANLRDPIYRSMLFRLNEILKSYKHLDLSKVEEGMVSPKIVNINVSRLVTYEEKVDIDLINLIDQQLLQSHRNNLQFLRRHLVARQRRLNHDPFSISLDIIAPDDMTLQTRMFLTLPKQLGTRLHLDSFKCSLKKGIHHFERLFPSANTGPTLSELYEADFPLTDVTSSSRFPPHLLLPRGTRDGLKLQLLVELTAWTGSELEFDGVSVPVLAETLKDVIIFHRQA from the exons ATGTTCAGATTAACGTATGTCTGCCTTTGTTTAGTCGCTCTGAGTGATGGAATAAAATGTTTTGGCAATCCTTGGATGTTGCCCACTTTTAGACAGAACTTAAGGCTATTAAAAAAGGAATACAATCAGAGGCAAGATCGTCAGCATTTTCTCCTAGATTTACTACTCCAAGTACACAAACCTTTGCTTCATGAACAACTCATTGCAATGGGAAATGAACTCAACGAGGATCCGAAAGAATATAAAGAA GGCACCTGGAGATATATAAAAGACTTTCATCAGCGTATTCAACAAAATCAAGTGCCACGCCCTTTTGTCATACTTAATCAGCTGGATGATGAAATGCCCCAGAACCTGTTGGGAATCTATCGTTTTTTGACCATGGCCAAGGATTGGTCTTCCTTTCAGCGAAACGCCTGCTATGCCAGGATACACTTTCATCCTTTGCTTTTCGTAAATGCCCTGCAGATGGCATTAAGTGACAGAGAGGAAACCAAAGATTTGCAAATGCCAGCCATGTATGAGGTACTACCACAGCTCTATTTCGAGAAGGAGGTGATCCTGGCGGCCCAGGAAATCGCCTGGCATCAGTTGACTCCCATCAGGATGGTCACGCCGAAACGAAGATGGAAGGATATCCTTTTGGGACATTTCAATCCCAGTCAACCTTGGACCCAAGAGGAACCCTTGCCTACGGATCCCCTGATCATTGATAATGAAAGGCAGTTGGCTCACCTAAGTCTGGACTTGGAACTTAACTTACACTGGAGCAATCTGATAAATCGCCTGGTTATAGCTATAGAAGAAGGAAAGGAGCGGATAAATGAGCCTATTATCATAGATGGCGATCGCTTGATGGCTTTTCGAGGATCCTTCGACGAAGACAACTATATAAATAATTTGGCAACGGGACCACATGACTCGCAATATTTTCTACACAACCTACATCAATTTGTGGCTGTCTTGACTATGGAAGATTTGGCAACAGGAGAGAAATCCTTGGATCTGATAGATCCACCCCTAGTGACAACCGGTGGCGTTCCTTATAAAGGTACCTCCTTAAATACCAAAGCTGTTAAACGCATCTTAGACTTGACCATAGAAGACCTGAAAATCCAAATTGACTTGGCTGTGAAACATAATAACCACTCTATGGGTAATTTATCCATAGCGGGACTAATAATAGCTACCAACTACCTTTATATTTGTCGCCAATTAAGTCTAGCTGTTAATGGACAATATATAAATCAACCGAACATGTTGGGCTTGTCGACGGCTAACCTTAGAGATCCCATCTATCGATCGATGCTTTTTCGcttaaatgaaattttaaaGAGTTATAAACATCTGGATTTATCTAAAGTTGAAGAAGGAATGGTGTCCCCAAAAATAGTTAATATTAATGTGAGTCGCCTGGTGACTTATGAGGAAAAAGTTGACATAGATCTCATAAACTTAATTGACCAGCAACTGCTGCAGTCGCATCGAAATAATTTACAATTCCTGCGTCGCCATCTTGTAGCCAGGCAACGTCGTCTTAATCACGATCCATTTAGTATTAGTTTGGATATAATAGCTCCAGATGATATGACTCTTCAAACAAGGATGTTTTTAACCCTACCAAAACAATTGGGAACACGTTTACACCTGGACAGCTTTAAATGTTCTCTAAAAAAGGGAATACATCATTTTGAACGCCTGTTTCCATCAGCCAATACTGGACCCACTCTAAGCGAACTCTATGAGGCCGATTTCCCATTAACAGATGTGACAAGTTCCAGCCGGTTTCCCCCACATCTTTTATTGCCAAGGGGGACCAGAGATGGCCTCAAACTTCAATTACTTGTGGAACTCACTGCTTGGACTGGCTCGGAGCTGGAGTTTGATGGGGTGTCTGTCCCTGTCCTGGCCGAAACTCTGAAGGATGTGATAATCTTTCATCGCCAGGCCTGA
- the btl gene encoding fibroblast growth factor receptor homolog 2 translates to MAKVPIMLMIIALASASPDLGCDFGHHRCSIDVTAENSTRQQHLLPDMDITLECLRPTAKWYYQDKFQLKAAVYRIDRAQSENSGKYGCLDGQRWYNISLLVGHKEPVDNDIASFAKVDAARPMPETDLFFQPLNESRSLKLLQPLPETVQRTAGGLFQLSCSPTDPEATGVNISWLHNDKQILGGRGRIKLKRWSLTVGQLQPEDAGSYYCELCVEQDCHKSNPTQLEVVSRSHTVPVLKPGYPRNASIPLEDNVSIECLLEDSALEPKITWLHKEGVDNIDFVLQRLREQSQLPVGVTRLITRMDEPQVLRLGNVLMEDGGWYICIAENQVGRTVAAAYLNLYSPLDTTTDRGTTSTTPSTPTPTASTGEDNDEEVDNANAPVGEGPPMFRKELKPLQHTLSGNTVTLACPVAGKANITWTKDKKPLDRKLGVYVQKNWTLRFVEATSEDSGKYNCEVCNAWGCIQFDFSVQINDRTRSKPIIVVPQNQTVKVNGSLVMKCTVYSDLHPTVSWKRVVLKNASLDGLQSVEIQNLNFTVTNDSVVLELHNVTYSQEGWYTCLASSGLGSSNSSVYLRVVSPLPPLEIYALVHAHPVGFTLASITIVALFLLGSAFTTFMLRRLRREKLMKLRIETVHQWTKKVIIYRPGGEEGSGCSSGDLQMPVIRIEKQRTTVSTTGTGGADPAQGFNEYEFPLDSNWEIPRQQLNLGSILGEGAFGRVVMAEAEGLPRSPQLAETIVAVKMVKEEHTDTDMASLVREMEVMKMIGKHINIINLLGCCSQGGPLWVIVEFAPHGNLKDFLKQNRPGAPQRRSDSDGYLDDKPLIPAQQLGEKELTKFAFQIARGMEYLASRRCIHRDLAARNVLVSDGYVMKIADFGLARDIQDTEYYRKNTNGRLPIKWMAPESLQEKKYDSQSDVWSYGVLLWEIMTYGDQPYPNILSAEELYSYLITGQRMEKPAKCSLNIYVVMRQCWHFESCARPTFTELVESFDAILQQASSNPNDAYLDLSMPMLETPPSSGDEDDGSDAETFRETSPLRYQYTYKFN, encoded by the exons ATGGCAAAAGTGCCGATCATGCTGATGATCATTGCGCTCGCCTCTGCTTCTCCGGACCTGGGATGCGACTTTGGCCATCACCGCTGCTCCATCGATGTGACTGCGGAAAACAGTACCCGCCAGCAGCACCTTCTCCCCGACATGGACATCACGTTGGAATGCCTGCGTCCCACGGCCAAGTGGTACTACCAGGATAAGTTTCAACTTAAGGCGGCGGTTTATCGAATTGATAGAGCACAGTCTGAGAATTCCGGAAAATACGGCTGCCTGGATGGCCAGAGATGGTATAATATCTCCCTGCTCGTTGGTCATAAGGAACCAGTCGACAATGACATAGCCAGCTTTGCTAAGGTGGATGCTGCTCGACCAATGCCGGAGACGGATCTCTTCTTTCAGCCCCTGAATGAAAGCCGATCCCTAAAGTTGTTGCAGCCACTCCCCGAAACCGTCCAACGAACGGCGGGTGGTCTCTTCCAGCTGAGCTGCAGTCCCACAGATCCGGAGGCGACGGGCGTGAATATATCCTGGTTGCACAATGACAAGCAAATCTTGGGCGGACGTGGAAGGATAAAGCTGAAGAGGTGGTCACTGACTGTGGGGCAACTGCAGCCGGAGGATGCCGGAAGCTATTACTGTGAGCTGTGTGTGGAGCAGGACTGCCACAAGAGCAATCCCACTCAGTTGGAGGTGGTAAGTCGGAGTCACACGGTGCCCGTGTTGAAACCGGGATATCCCCGCAATGCCAGTATTCCCCTTGAGGACAATGTAAGCATAGAGTGTCTCCTGGAGGACTCTGCCTTGGAGCCGAAGATCACGTGGCTGCATAAGGAGGGAGTGGACAACATTGACTTTGTCCTGCAGCGGCTGAGAGAGCAGTCCCAACTACCGGTGGGCGTTACCCGCTTGATTACCCGAATGGACGAACCCCAGGTTCTTCGGCTGGGAAATGTCCTTATGGAGGATGGAGGATGGTACATCTGCATAGCCGAGAACCAAGTTGGACGCACTGTGGCGGCCGCCTACTTGAATTTGTACAGCCCTTTGGACACCACAACTGATCGAGGAACCACTAGCACCACCCCGAGCACCCCAACACCCACTGCATCCACCGGAGAGGACAACGATGAGGAGGTGGATAATGCGAATGCACCCGTCGGAGAGGGTCCGCCCATGTTTAGAAAGGAACTTAAGCCACTGCAACACACATTGTCTGGAAATACTGTGACTTTGGCCTGTCCAGTGGCTGGCAAGGCAAACATCACATGGACAAAGGACAAAAAACCTTTGGACCGCAAGCTTGGCGTTTATGTCCAGAAGAATTGGACACTGCGATTCGTGGAGGCCACCAGCGAGGACTCGGGGAAATACAACTGTGAGGTGTGCAATGCTTGGGGTTGCATCCAGTTTGACTTCAGCGTTCAGATAAACGATCGCACCAGATCCAAGCCAATAATCGTGGTACCGCAAAATCAGACAGTGAAAGTAAATGGCAGCTTGGTGATGAAGTGCACAGTGTACTCCGATCTTCATCCCACCGTCAGCTGGAAAAGGGTTGTCCTTAAGAACGCCTCGTTGGACGGTCTTCAATCTGTAGAAATCCAAAATCTCAACTTTACCGTGACGAACGATTCCGTTGTTTTGGAGCTGCACAATGTGACCTACAGCCAGGAGGGCTGGTACACCTGTCTGGCTTCTAGTGGCCTGGGAAGTAGCAACTCTAGTGTCTACCTGAGAGTAGTGAGTCCTCTGCCGCCCTTGGAGATATACGCTTTGGTCCACGCCCATCCGGTTGGGTTTACACTAGCATCTATTACTATCGTGGCTCTGTTTCTCTTGGGCAGTGCTTTCACAACGTTCATGCTGCGCCGGCTGAGGAGGGAGAAGCTGATGAAGCTCCGCATCGAAACAGTTCATCAGTGGACCAAAAAGGTAATCATCTACCGGCCAGGTGGAGAAGAAGGAAGTGGGTGCAGCTCCGGCGATCTTCAGATGCCCGTGATCAGGATAGAAAAGCAGAGAACCACCGTTTCCACAACGGGAACGGGAGGTGCTGATCCCGCCCAGGGCTTTAATGAGTACGAGTTCCCGCTGGATTCCAACTGGGAGATTCCCAGGCAGCAACTCAACTTGGGTTCCATCCTGGGCGAGGGAGCCTTTGGACGTGTCGTTATGGCGGAGGCGGAAGGGCTGCCCAGGAGTCCACAGCTGGCCGAGACCATCGTGGCCGTCAAGATGGTCAAGGAGGAGCACACGGATACGGACATGGCCAGCTTGGTGCGTGAGATGGAGGTAATGAAGATGATCGGCAAACACATCAACATCATCAACCTGCTGGGCTGCTGCAGTCAGGGTGGACCGTTGTGGGTGATAGTGGAGTTTGCTCCGCACGGAAACCTCAAGGATTTCCTCAAGCAGAATCGTCCGGGTGCACCACAGCGTCGGAGTGACAGCGATGGCTATCTGGACGACAAGCCTCTGATACCGGCACAGCAACTGGGCGAGAAGGAGCTCACCAAGTTCGCTTTTCAAATTGCTCGCGGAATGGAATACCTCGCTTCCAGACGG tgCATTCATCGCGATCTGGCGGCCCGAAATGTCCTCGTCAGCGATGGTTACGTGATGAAGATCGCCGACTTCGGTCTGGCGAGGGATATCCAGGATACGGAGTATTATAGGAAGAACACCAACGGACGGCTGCCCATCAAGTGGATGGCGCCCGAGTCGCTGCAGGAGAAGAAGTACGACTCGCAGAGCGACGTCTGGAGCTACGGTGTTCTGCTGTGGGAGATCATGACCTACGGGGATCAGCCGTACCCAAACATTCTGTCCGCCGAGGAGCTCTATAGCTACCTGATTACGGGTCAGCGCATGGAGAAACCAGCAAAGTGCTCCCTAAACATCTACGTGGTAATGCGACAGTGCTGGCACTTTGAGTCCTGTGCACGTCCCACCTTCACGGAGCTTGTGGAGAGCTTCGACGCGATCCTGCAGCAGGCGAGCAGCAATCCAAACGACGCCTATCTCGACCTCTCCATGCCCATGTTGGAGACGCCGCCCTCATCGGGGGATGAGGACGATGGCTCCGACGCCGAAACATTCCGGGAGACCTCTCCGCTTAGATACCAGTATACCTATAAGTTTAATTAG
- the Pex1 gene encoding peroxisomal ATPase PEX1 codes for MFKRTFKVVYRPVRSNFLVLPDQYYGVVSTYDTGCLSLQYNGRVHYASWAPQAGGGGIKDTEIGINARAAKEIGLHENDLVKCALIADVLNLKSVHVTPVSSKDWEIIELSTEKISGSVLEQTRIVNSTQILIVWINKSMQVALTVDRLKPHMNYGRIDHNTELVVAPNLYKGLTNGHSNGAVEENSKLSRSKTTAQVKDELSEKPTPLTHSSTVTNVKNTVQRNKRQDHMERLKKDLRGESSRSFEFRVIRGLWREQAQESDVFINRKHLPEFFDLDLFYCMHTAGDKDYYVRVRTMEEDIEDDIPGTIHPSIELNANLMKLLGIKELERVVLRPKTTVVNFVEKIELFANKKTHYKIMENAFKRFVIERTQQKPMLFNQEEVVRLEDDLLVTVGILPEHFRYCTVDAQFLKESKIYAADLVRPVGEIIKEQTPPTSPLSVQDLIQLPEYDKIVDQVVQELRMNLCLNADNSVMRQCNVLLTGASGTGKSVLVERILDQLSGKPDYCYFEFFYGSRHKGRKTESIQKDLRNIFTSCLQHAPAIVVLENLDVLAHSAGEQSSQDGEYYNRMADTVHQLIVQYTSNNAIAVIATVNELQTLNKRLSSPRGRHVFQTVARLPSLERADREIILRELCSHINASKELDLVKFSNLTEGYRKCDLVQFVERAIFYAYRISKAQPLLTNDELIESLEHTNSYCLQGIQSNQKTGSDGEANEMRVEELPGLESVVGVLEEVLMWPSRYPSIFNASPLRNQAGVLLYGPPGTGKTYLVSQLATSWNLRIISVKGPELLAKYIGQSEENVRNLFNRARSARPCVLFFDEFDSLAPKRGHDSTGVTDRVVNQLLTELDGVEGLQGVTVIAATSRPELLDPALLRSGRIDRMVECPLPDASARVRIFEALSSTLSLDECVDFDWFAGRTSNYTGADIQSILTSANMAAVKEALAQFGHEKLPKKILLKHKHLVESFQTTRPSLSASDVAKYHKTYVRFTNKEKTSREFVAKRATLA; via the exons ATGTTCAAACGCACTTTTAAGGTGGTTTATCGACCAGTCAGGAGCAACTTTCTGGTGCTGCCGGACCAGTACTACGGCGTCGTTTCGACCTAT GACACGGGCTGCCTCAGTTTGCAGTACAATGGGCGGGTGCACTACGCCTCCTGGGCGCCACAGGCGGGCGGAGGCGGCATCAAAGACACCGAGATTGGGATCAATGCCAGGGCGGCCAAGGAGATCG GTCTGCACGAGAATGATCTGGTCAAGTGTGCGCTCATCGCTGACGTTCTCAACCTGAAGAGCGTCCACGTTACCCCCGTCTCGTCCAAGGACTGGGAGATCATT GAACTAAGCACCGAAAAGATCTCGGGCAGTGTGCTGGAGCAAACCCGCATTGTGAACTCCACCCAGATATTAATAGTTTGGATTAACAAGTCCATGCAAGTGGCGCTGACAGTGG ATCGCCTAAAGCCGCACATGAACTATGGCAGAATTGATCACAACACCGAACTCGTGGTGGCTCCCAACCTTTACAAGGGACTTACCAATGGGCATTCTAATGGTGCTGTCGAGGAGAACTCAAAACTCTCTAGGAGTAAAACCACTGCCCAAGTTAAGGATGAACTTTCCGAGAAGCCAACGCCCTTGACTCATTCCTCGACGGTGACCAATGTGAAGAACACCGTGCAGCGCAACAAGCGACAGGATCACATGGAGCGCCTCAAAAAGGATCTGCGCGGGGAAAGCTCGCGCAGCTTCGAGTTCCGTGTGATCCGAGGTCTTTGGCGGGAACAGGCCCAGGAGTCGGATGTCTTTATCAACCGCAAGCATCTACCTGAGTTCTTTGATCTGGATCTGTTCTATTGCATGCACACTGCCGGTGACAAGGATTATTATGTGAGGGTGCGCACCATGGAGGAGGATATAGAGGATGATATACCTGGAACTATTCATCCCTCGATCGAACTGAATGCTAATCTAATGAAGTTGCTGGGCATCAAGGAACTGGAGCGAGTTGTGCTGAGGCCCAAAACCACCGTGGTAAACTTTGTGGAGAAAATTGAGCTATTTGCCAACAAGAAGACACACTACAAGATCATGGAAAATGCATTTAAGCGGTTTGTGATAGAAAGAACTCAGCAGAAGCCCATGCTCTTCAACCAGGAGGAGGTGGTGCGGCTGGAGGACGATTTGCTGGTTACTGTCGGCATTTTACCAGAACACTTTCGTTATTGCACGGTGGACGCTCAGTTCTTAAAGGAGTCCAAGATCTATGCGGCAGATCTAGTGCGCCCGGTAGGCGAGATTATCAAGGAGCAGACGCCGCCGACTTCGCCACTGAGTGTCCAGGATCTCAtacagctaccggagtatgatAAGATTGTGGACCAGGTAGTCCAAGAGTTGCGAATGAATTTATGCCTAAATGCCGATAACTCAGTAATGCGGCAGTGCAATGTCTTACTCACTGGTGCCTCGGGAACAGGCAAATCCGTTCTGGTTGAGCGAATCCTGGACCAGTTATCAGGCAAGCCGGATTATTGCTACTTTGAGTTCTTTTACGGATCGCGACACAAGGGACGCAAAACAGAGTCCATCCAGAAGGATCTGCGCAACATCTTCACCAGCTGCCTGCAGCATGCACCTGCCATCGTGGTGCTGGAGAACTTAGACGTGCTGGCCCATTCCGCTGGAGAGCAGTCCAGTCAGGATGGCGAGTACTACAACCGCATGGCGGACACCGTGCACCAGTTGATTGTCCAGTACACCAGCAACAATGCTATTGCCGTGATAGCCACTGTAAATGAGCTGCAGACACTCAACAAGCGATTGAGTTCACCCAGAGGACGACATGTCTTTCAGACTGTTGCTCGACTGCCCAGTTTGGAGCGAGCTGATCGAGAGATAATTCTTCGAGAGCTTTGCAGCCACATCAATGCCTCCAAGGagttggatcttgtgaagttCTCCAACCTCACGGAGGGATACCGGAAGTGCGATCTTGTCCAGTTTGTGGAGCGTGCAATATTTTATGCCTATCGCATAA GCAAGGCCCAGCCACTTCTTACGAATGATGAGCTTATAGAGTCCTTGGAGCACACCAACTCCTACTGCCTGCAGGGAATTCAGAGCAATCAAAAGACTGGAAGCGATGGAGAGGCCAATGAAATGCGCGTCGAGGAGCTGCCTGGCCTGGAGTCAGTTGTGGGCGTGCTGGAGGAGGTCCTTATGTGGCCATCACGA TATCCCAGCATTTTCAATGCTTCCCCCCTGCGCAATCAAGCCGGAGTGCTCTTGTACGGACCACCAGGAACAGGAAAGACGTACTTGGTCTCCCAGTTGGCTACATCCTGGAACCTGCGCATCATTTCCGTCAAGGGCCCCGAGCTTTTGGCCAAATACATTGGTCAGAGCGAGGAGAATGTTCGAAACCTGTTCAATCGAGCACGCAGTGCACGACCTTGTGTGCTTTTTTTCGACGAGTTCGACAGCTTGGCGCCGAAGCGTGGTCACGATTCAACGGGGGTCACGGATCGAGTGGTAAATCAACTGCTTACCGAACTGGATGGCGTTGAGGGTCTGCAGGGAGTCACCGTCATAGCAGCGACCTCCAGGCCGGAGCTGTTGGATCCGGCGCTCCTTCGATCCGGTCGCATTGATCGCATGGTGGAGTGTCCTCTTCCGGATGCCTCGGCCCGGGTACGAATCTTCGAGGCCCTCAGCTCAACCCTCAGCCTCGATGAGTGCGTGGACTTCGATTGGTTTGCCGGAAGAACTTCGAACTACACTGGCGCTGATATCCAGAGCATTCTGACTTCGGCGAACATGGCAGCGGTTAAGGAGGCGCTAGCCCAATTTGGACACGAG AAACTGCCAAAGAAAATCTTGTTGAAGCACAAACACCTTGTCGAGTCCTTCCAAACCACACGGCCTTCGCTGAGCGCCTCCGATGTGGCAAAATATCATAAAAC GTATGTTCGCTTTACCAACAAGGAGAAGACCTCCAGGGAGTTTGTAGCCAAGCGCGCGACCTTGGCTTAA